tatttagtgtcactgccattcataaattgtatttcattttcaaaagtgttgagcaatttgtattattttcacaattaagaaaatctcaatcatagtataaaattttcagtgattttcctttaattttccaaaaatatacaatggacattaactcaaaaagtaggtcattgacctacttttttgaaaatgaaaaataacactacaataaaaggtctataacacacaatagttggatTTTcgttatcatcagtggaattttttttcattctgagtaaacgtcatccttaagtgatattcattgtgcataataaaaccgcttcattcctttacataggTCGTGCACTGTTGTAAATACTAGTGATACTTAATTCAATATCAGCGATAtggagtaaaaaaaatcaacagttttataacttcgtaataggtaaataactattcatgAACTATGTTTTGAGACGGaccctgctacgtgtaatctaatgaatggtgatatgtatatgcataaaaaaacgGCTTCGcgcaagtgaaagataaaaacaatcttagtatattttacgtgaaatcgggagagaaaataagtaccaatTTGAATAttgctgggggaaacctaccgattgacccgattttgtgtaaatcgagcctaaaaggaaaaaatgtttcataattttgatggcggtgcgaaatgttttgacaatatttcaaataaacgaaatatttatatgaacccaccagcaagaactgcaaaatacattacttatcgaaggattttcataattttttttttgatttatgtcattattcacttgcgccaatgcgatttttatagaaTGTTTATTGTGTTAGAATACACCCGtcacgtgcttaagaaaaatatatgacgtcacaaaaatacatcaaatatagtgttggatgtcactgttaatttatgtattaaaaattgTAGAAACTCGCTCGGTTAAAgtatttttcgataattaaaatagtatcatttttatatatatttagcttcgAACAACCTCAACATAGCCgagtgctctttgtcgtaatcgagaaaaaacggaaaagtccgtagacaataaagtagacaattaggtgattaattatggtataacaattagtatgaaaacaaatataaatgttaaatcTACCTAGAGACGTATAAATTATTAGTATATAATCAAACGTTCCTGACctactgaaaattaaacaaagcacGAGCTAAAAATACAATCTAAGTTGTGTAGAACACTACAGCggagacatttttttcttttacagttCAGGGGTGTGTTCTGATTAGCACTGGTGTGAATGCCTGCAGGACTTCTTTTACCCGTGTTTACCAGTCGTGAAACCCTCTGTTAACACATATACACCGGAAGAGATTTAAAAGCAATGGGACTTAATAGTGCGtgcaaattattgtcaaaatactcctggttttctttttttcagattctGATACAATTAGTCAAAATCTAACCTGctatcaatattaattttaatattccAAAAGTAATTTAATTAGTAATTGGTCATACATGTACGATACGCAAATGTCCGATTGGATTACATAAACAAAGACatctttaagatacatgtacaggaGCAAAAAGAATAATTACTTTAAGAGAACTTTTAATAAGTGACTACGGGTAGGACCTTTTCTTATAGGGGAAAGCTAGACcctaaatgtttatattaaaggtCCGGCCGGACCATTTTACAGGGCGGACCTTAAATGATACGACACCGGTCACACCCggcgtgtgctctttgtcgtaatcgagaaaaaacggaaaagtctgtagacaattaggtgattaattatggtatAACAATTAGAATGAAAACATATCAATACAAAGAGTTGCACACGCATTTTTAACGCGTTACTGTGATGACATTTAGATTCAGTCACATACgtgtgtacatttttttaaaaacatatgacatttttttctgcTTCTCTACTTCTATGCAAAAGCCCAACATCAACATTCGTAAACGTCAATTTGTTTTGCCCTCTACATAATTtctaaataatcaaaatatgtgaacacaaattattttataaacaacACGATCATGTGCATATCAATTGCTGGTGTGTCATTTGTACCTAATTATCTGATTCAACCATTATCCTCCCcataaatgtttcaattttcaatattcgGAATCCTTAAGGGCATATACTACAAATCATGCGTAGAAAGTAATTTAAacgtttcatatttttctgtttgtatacaaaaacatttaGGAGAGGATGTGTATGTTATATGCATACTTGTAAAACTTTCTTCTGATAATCCAAGAAGCCAATCTTAAGATTGTaacaaatattatacaatactatTAATACTTTGCACGAATATTTTTAACGTGTTACTAGGATGATTGTTAGTTTCAGTCACATACCCATGTACAGAAgtgtgaaattaaaatgaatcgAACTTGCATTTTTTATGCTTTTCTACCCGTGTAAAAGCACAACATCaaaaaagttaaacatattatttattattttataatcatCTATATCatcaaattatctttaaaacagttacaGTGACAAGTTCAAGTGCCATTTAACCATgaaatatataaggaataaaGAATTAGTTTTTGAATAGTATGAGGTGATCAAACATGATCAGATCTGGGAAAAGATAAAATCTCTTCCGCTTCATAGCCAAGCAAACCAGGGAAATGTAAATACTGCATATATCATAAGCAAGCGACCGCTTAGTAAAACCTGATGTCTTCAagaacaaatatttcttttaatatgcACTCTCTATGAATGCATATGTCAGACATCAAATAACTTCAAATTCTTGTTTCTTTCCCAATGCGTCAATCTCACAGTAACGATTTTTAGATATAATCACATGACACTCgttatcaatttcaaatacaactcggattgtttatatttttaattctggTCGGAATGAGTTTCAACGACTTGTAAACTGATAAATGTGGACTTATGAACGCGTGAAACCTCCTCTGTGATCCGCTGTCATTAGCAAGAcgttaaacattatttttcagtaaCCCTGtgactttaattttaaaacgcgtttttgagaattttgaataaatatgaacaaagaaaatagaaaatgtAGTAAAATACACgatatcttttttttccctttcaacTCTTATTGATCTAtcatctgactattttcaaaagATAATCATAAAGCTCATTTAAACTTAAAAGCAAAGAATAtgttatattgaaaatgtaaatatcttaGTAAGATGTATTAGTTAATTCAATCAGGTTATAATTTACTCAAGTActtgtataaaaacaaatatattaaatataatccTTCAAATAAGTTTTTTTGACAATTCAAAGAAGTTTAACTcaacaaaatttgaatattgaacTTATCCAGCTTTCATTTTAGAATGTTGGTATTTGATAGtataacacattatttaaattgaaaataaacacataaattgatattcattgcTATCACTTGAACTTCACTAGCAATGGCGTCCATTTTAAacctaaattttgaaataatgacATTAATGGAAAGTTACTGGGTTTCCCAATGGCAATAATATTTGGTTTGCAGGGcttttgttaaattaaatgCGTCGTACATTAATTTTCTTATCACAAACGACAGCTGGTTTATTTCTAACAATTCAATCATtatttacacatatatatattaaagcTCTAATATatcctttaatttttattttgtatataaaatcataaagCCACATATATACCAAAGAATATGTTCTGCTTGCATTCGCTGGTGTATGTTTGGCTAACAACACAGGCTTGAGGGTTGGAGGACTTGGTGAACTCAGAGACGCCACTCCAAAAACCCAGCATCTCGTGGATTCTGTAAGTACTGTTTCGAacttaacaaattattattcttaACTTTTTATGCAAAAGTTGTTGtagatttgtatttatttttttaatattaccaaCAGGTACGAGATGATATCCTTGGCCAGCTTCCCTTGGGATACAACAGGGAGCAGCCATTAAAGCTGACAGCTATCGCGTACAGAGCGCAGATTGTTGGAGGGTACAACTACTATGTAAAGGTAAGTAACACAATATATATGCgccatctgtttcatatttggaaaTTTTACCGGTAAGGGACATTGATgttaacctaacaacaaaactttatgacaAACGCCATGACTTTAATTTGTCCATTGTTCattttccttacttatgtaccAATATATCTTATATGGCCTGCAAATGAAGTTTTTGTCTCTCGGTTGATTCGGTACGTAAGGGCATGCTCtacgtatgaacagtttctaagacgaAGCAAGCTtttgacaaacaagttgataaaacaggactatcaaaaGTCTCGATTGAAGTATTTTTTCGTAAGTTTTATGGTGACccacaagaatatatatatttgaatttcagcTTCAAGTAGCAgtttataaaaaacatttataatatatttttcaacgtTTCAGATTGGGACAGGATGGGATAGGTACATACACGTAATAATTCACGAAGGTTTTCGTGGGAGTACTCTACTATTAGGCATACAACTAAAGAAAGTTCTATCTGACCCCATTGAAGCCTTCAATTTAACGTTGATTTTGATATCTCAACATTTTCATaattactagactttgacccgtgcgtgcacgggttgacattgcatatcggtcatttacgaaataggtacatcgacacacctaaatattgacatttacataacaaaactTTAAGCTTACaaaaatgctattaatttcactacactttccttagtttgaataatctgtgtctcggaaaaggccctcaccacagtagaatgcctcccttatacctgtaatgtagcagaaaattgcagaatcgctccggaacgattttggagaaagttaaaaTGAAGTTGTCTTGAAAATAACggtcatattgaaaataacagtcataTTTATCACAACAAACCtctttgagactgcaaataccttttaactaaaaattttaattcgcAGAATGGAAGAATCCAACACCTTTTCACTCGTACTCGTATTTTCTTTGTCAAACTGGGTCCGTatgacattatttatttttacgatcttcactctcctaacaaataaaatgcaacttttttgcatgtaatcaaatattttttttgtcatcacgaagacaaaagtaagtaatAATTTGaattgtatatttgttattttatactttatcTCATAAGAAATCGTTAATAtacatgaacaaaatatatagcaaaagtctaaaggaaatttacccgtatttgtattatcatttctgagtttattcatacAATGtacagatgtgatattgtggatcccgttagcgtgaatgtattgcgcaagcgcaatattctaaaatcaaaaaaatccaggtgatttccgggatttttcgAGGAATTTTCGTAGATTATTAATTaacgaagcttaactgagaaaaaatagtaacaaattggtaatcttcaagtaccaatattgtttaaaatatataaaacaaaagacagtgaTGTTCTGATTTCTCGGTAtttaagaccaaaaattcgagtctattattttaatatagtagtatagataattCATGCTAGCAATGCAGTTTGATTAACATATATTATCTAATTGTTATTTTCCATTtggtattttatatttgaaaaataaacgcGAGTAGCCTTTAATTGGGGAAAATTTTCAT
This genomic window from Crassostrea angulata isolate pt1a10 chromosome 8, ASM2561291v2, whole genome shotgun sequence contains:
- the LOC128161132 gene encoding uncharacterized protein LOC128161132, with the translated sequence MSHIYTKEYVLLAFAGVCLANNTGLRVGGLGELRDATPKTQHLVDSVRDDILGQLPLGYNREQPLKLTAIAYRAQIVGGYNYYVKIGTGWDRYIHVIIHEGFRGSTLLLGIQLKKVLSDPIEAFNLTNVRDDIIGQLPLGYDREQPLQLKSISYRKQMVGGYNYFIKIETGWDRYIHVIIHENLRGRTLLTGIELQKSLSDPIEAFDINVNFDTSFFSR